In Hamadaea flava, a genomic segment contains:
- a CDS encoding S8 family serine peptidase gives MSRYTAAKTSALARTDRSLLGRTDSAQVSVLVKLANDPVATYRGGVAGFPATSPAITGRPLWGGPAEQAYERFLAQQEDAFGTAVAHVPGVRLGQRLRTVYGGLALTVPANRVGDLLKIHGVVAVQRDQVRQPLTDASTKFIGADTVQQSLGGPADAGKGVIFGVLDTGAWPEHPSFADQGNLSAPPAKADGKARACDFGTNPVTGVKFRCNHKLIGGQPFLDAYLTAHEGEKYRSARDSDGHGTHTASTSAGDVLSSAKVFGVERGPLRGVAPGAWVSVYKVCGAEGCFSSDSAAAVAQAVKDGVRVINFSISGGTDPETDPVELAFLDAYAAGVFVAASAGNEGPEAETVNHLSPWVTTVAASTQRREFDSTITLKAPGAKDLTLTGSSITAGIDAATPVVQAKDVKGYDGGALCLTKPKKNLFQGKIVVCQRGENARVEKGYFVKQGGGLGMLLYNPTLQDTETDNHWLPTVHLATGAQLSAYLKNKGVTASFTAGRATPGNGSHEPPGVQSAGRGDVMAAFSSRGPGGLALKPDVTAPGVQILAGTTPTPEDPTGGPAGQYFQAIAGTSMSGPHVAGAGILLRASHPNWTPGQIKSALMTTAVTKVVKEDLKTPADPFDYGAGRIAVDVAVNPGLTFDETADRMAALAADPVDAVRLNTPSINAPVMPGRLTAVRTVENVSGHLQTYRLTSTSPTKSAITVDPPTLTLAPGPPAGSRWASPRGRRSASSSARSGSCPSAARSPRCTCRSRSSRNRARLRSPRSVPARRAPSPRPTRGTPKPVSRWRHAFRPGPPSAT, from the coding sequence GTGTCGCGCTACACCGCCGCGAAGACGAGCGCGCTCGCGCGTACGGATCGTTCGCTGCTGGGGCGTACGGACAGCGCTCAGGTGAGCGTGCTGGTGAAGCTGGCCAACGATCCCGTGGCGACCTATCGGGGCGGCGTTGCGGGGTTCCCGGCGACCAGTCCGGCGATCACCGGGCGGCCGTTGTGGGGCGGCCCGGCCGAGCAGGCGTACGAGCGGTTCCTGGCCCAGCAGGAGGACGCCTTCGGCACGGCGGTCGCCCACGTGCCCGGCGTACGCCTGGGGCAGCGGCTGCGCACCGTCTACGGCGGACTGGCGCTGACCGTCCCGGCGAACCGGGTCGGCGACCTCCTCAAGATCCACGGCGTCGTCGCCGTCCAGCGTGACCAGGTACGCCAGCCGCTGACCGACGCGAGCACCAAGTTCATCGGGGCGGACACCGTGCAGCAGTCCCTCGGCGGTCCGGCCGACGCGGGCAAGGGTGTGATCTTCGGGGTGCTCGATACCGGCGCGTGGCCGGAACACCCGTCCTTCGCCGACCAGGGCAACCTGTCCGCCCCGCCGGCGAAGGCCGACGGCAAGGCTCGGGCCTGCGACTTCGGCACGAACCCGGTGACCGGCGTGAAGTTCCGGTGCAACCACAAGCTCATCGGCGGGCAGCCGTTCCTGGACGCGTACTTGACGGCGCACGAGGGCGAGAAGTATCGCAGCGCCCGCGACAGCGACGGCCACGGTACGCACACCGCCTCGACCTCCGCCGGCGACGTTCTGAGCAGTGCCAAGGTGTTCGGGGTCGAACGCGGCCCGCTGCGGGGAGTCGCGCCCGGTGCCTGGGTCAGCGTCTACAAGGTCTGCGGCGCCGAGGGCTGCTTCTCGTCCGACTCCGCAGCCGCCGTCGCGCAGGCCGTCAAGGACGGTGTACGCGTCATCAACTTCTCCATCTCGGGTGGCACCGACCCCGAGACCGATCCGGTCGAGCTGGCCTTCCTGGACGCGTACGCCGCGGGGGTGTTCGTCGCCGCGTCGGCGGGCAACGAGGGTCCGGAGGCCGAGACGGTGAACCACCTGTCGCCCTGGGTCACCACAGTCGCGGCGAGTACGCAGCGGCGCGAGTTCGACTCGACGATCACCCTGAAGGCCCCCGGCGCGAAGGACCTGACGCTGACCGGATCGAGCATCACCGCCGGAATCGACGCGGCGACCCCGGTCGTGCAGGCCAAAGACGTCAAGGGGTACGACGGCGGCGCGCTCTGCCTGACGAAGCCGAAGAAGAACCTCTTCCAGGGCAAGATCGTCGTCTGTCAACGCGGTGAGAACGCGCGGGTCGAGAAGGGCTACTTCGTCAAGCAGGGCGGCGGACTCGGGATGCTGCTCTACAACCCCACGCTCCAGGACACCGAGACGGACAACCACTGGCTGCCGACCGTCCATCTCGCAACCGGTGCTCAGCTTTCGGCGTACCTGAAGAACAAGGGCGTGACGGCCAGCTTCACCGCGGGGCGCGCCACGCCGGGGAATGGCTCGCATGAGCCGCCAGGAGTGCAGTCAGCCGGGCGGGGCGACGTGATGGCGGCGTTCTCCTCGCGCGGGCCCGGCGGGCTCGCGTTGAAGCCGGACGTGACCGCGCCCGGCGTGCAGATCCTGGCCGGGACCACGCCGACGCCCGAGGACCCGACCGGCGGCCCGGCCGGGCAGTACTTCCAGGCCATCGCGGGCACCTCGATGTCGGGACCGCATGTCGCGGGCGCGGGCATCCTGCTGCGCGCGTCGCATCCGAACTGGACGCCCGGTCAGATCAAGTCCGCGCTGATGACGACGGCCGTGACCAAGGTCGTCAAGGAGGACCTGAAGACGCCGGCCGACCCGTTCGACTACGGCGCGGGCCGGATCGCGGTCGACGTCGCCGTCAACCCGGGCCTGACCTTCGACGAGACCGCCGACCGGATGGCCGCACTGGCCGCGGACCCGGTCGACGCGGTGCGGCTCAACACGCCGTCGATCAACGCGCCGGTCATGCCGGGCCGGCTCACCGCCGTCCGGACCGTCGAGAACGTCTCGGGTCACCTCCAGACCTACCGGCTGACCAGCACTTCACCGACCAAGTCCGCGATCACCGTCGATCCGCCGACGCTCACGCTCGCACCCGGGCCACCGGCCGGTTCGCGGTGGGCATCGCCTCGTGGGCGCCGAAGCGCCAGCTCTTCGGCGAGGTCCGGCTCGTGCCCGTCGGCGGCTCGGTCCCCACGCTGCACCTGCCGGTCGCGTTCGTCCCGCAACAGGGCGCGGTTGCGCTCGCCGCGAAGTGTTCCGGCTCGTCGTGCTCCTTCACCGCGACCAACAAGGGGTACGCCGAAGCCCGTGTCTCGATGGCGTCACGCTTTCCGTCCGGGGCCGCCGTCGGCCACGTGA
- a CDS encoding type IV toxin-antitoxin system AbiEi family antitoxin has product MEELLDRPTELSFTVFRGSAAVAEGLLTTDQLRTNDWRRVRRDIYVDSRVLLDHGVDCHAAALVLPGRACFSHTSAAWLHGVDLAADYGDPVHVTVPPPAKPGGWSAIKVHQTTIDPGDVDVLDGLMLTSPRRTAWDLAASLPLEQAIPTLDGLLARALVTPDELHAYAESRAGVRGYRKAEHAFELADGRSRDADASRLRLAILQQGLPRPIPHYTVEGPRGVLLQPELGWPRFRVALVFSRPGDGGEGYEEADWRVLRVHRYRVDREQAAVLRELRAVLLARGWCP; this is encoded by the coding sequence ATGGAGGAACTGCTTGACCGCCCGACCGAACTCAGCTTCACGGTGTTCCGGGGCAGCGCCGCCGTCGCCGAGGGGCTGCTGACCACCGACCAACTGCGTACCAACGATTGGCGGCGGGTCCGCCGCGACATCTACGTCGACTCGCGCGTACTGCTCGACCATGGGGTCGACTGCCACGCCGCCGCGCTCGTGCTGCCGGGCCGGGCCTGCTTCTCGCACACGTCGGCGGCCTGGCTGCACGGCGTCGACCTCGCCGCCGACTATGGGGACCCGGTGCACGTCACCGTCCCGCCGCCGGCCAAACCGGGCGGCTGGTCCGCGATCAAGGTCCATCAGACCACCATCGACCCCGGCGACGTCGACGTGCTCGACGGGCTCATGCTCACGTCGCCACGGCGTACCGCGTGGGACCTGGCCGCGTCACTCCCGCTGGAACAGGCCATCCCCACCCTCGACGGACTGCTCGCGCGGGCGCTGGTCACTCCCGACGAGCTGCACGCGTACGCCGAGAGCCGTGCCGGAGTCCGCGGCTACCGGAAGGCAGAGCACGCCTTCGAACTGGCGGACGGGCGTTCCCGTGACGCCGACGCGTCCCGGCTCCGGCTGGCGATCCTGCAACAGGGCCTGCCCCGGCCGATCCCGCACTACACAGTGGAAGGTCCCCGGGGCGTGCTGCTTCAGCCTGAACTGGGCTGGCCGCGTTTCCGGGTGGCGCTGGTGTTCTCGCGTCCCGGGGACGGCGGCGAAGGCTACGAGGAGGCGGACTGGCGGGTCCTGCGCGTCCACCGATACCGCGTCGACCGCGAACAGGCGGCCGTCCTCCGGGAGCTGCGAGCGGTGCTGCTGGCTCGCGGCTGGTGCCCCTGA
- the folE gene encoding GTP cyclohydrolase I FolE, whose amino-acid sequence MTPDPADAGSGVTAASELDLLAARLVDGSINGGPVEKAVDLERIERAVREILIAVGEDPDRDGLVKTPERVARAYAELFAGLRVDPRRVLRTTFEADHEEMVLVRDIEVFSLCEHHLLPFRGVAHIGYIPNEDGRITGLSKLARLVEVYARRPQVQERLTSQIADLLESQLGARGVIVVLDCEHMCMEMRGIRKAGARTVTSAVRGILRSDSKTRTEALTLINSR is encoded by the coding sequence GTGACCCCGGACCCCGCTGACGCGGGCTCCGGGGTCACCGCCGCTTCCGAACTCGACCTGCTCGCCGCCCGTCTCGTCGACGGGTCGATCAACGGCGGCCCCGTCGAGAAGGCGGTCGACCTCGAACGCATCGAACGCGCCGTACGCGAGATCCTGATCGCCGTCGGCGAGGACCCGGACCGGGACGGTCTGGTCAAGACGCCCGAGCGGGTGGCCCGGGCCTACGCCGAACTCTTCGCCGGCCTCCGGGTGGACCCGCGGCGGGTGCTGCGGACCACGTTCGAGGCCGATCACGAGGAGATGGTGCTCGTCCGCGACATCGAAGTCTTCAGCCTCTGCGAACATCATCTGCTGCCTTTCCGGGGCGTGGCCCACATCGGCTACATCCCGAACGAGGACGGCCGGATCACCGGTCTGTCCAAACTGGCCCGGCTGGTCGAGGTGTACGCCCGCCGCCCGCAGGTTCAGGAGCGCCTCACCTCGCAGATCGCCGACCTGCTGGAGAGCCAGCTGGGCGCGCGTGGCGTGATCGTGGTGCTCGACTGCGAGCACATGTGCATGGAGATGCGCGGCATCCGGAAGGCCGGCGCGCGTACGGTGACGAGCGCGGTGCGGGGCATCCTCCGCTCGGACTCCAAGACCCGCACCGAGGCGCTGACCCTCATCAACAGCCGGTAG
- a CDS encoding inorganic diphosphatase, with protein sequence MDFDVTVEIPKGQRNKYEVDHETGRIRLDRTLFTSTQYPADYGFIENTLGEDGDPLDALVLVQEPTFPGCLIRCRAIGMFRMRDEKGGDDKVLCVPAEDPRLEHLRDIHHVAEFDRLEIQHFFEVYKDLEPGKSVEGATWVGRTEAEAEIVASFKRAKDTSH encoded by the coding sequence ATGGATTTCGACGTCACGGTTGAGATCCCTAAGGGGCAGCGCAACAAGTACGAGGTCGACCACGAGACGGGCCGTATCCGGCTTGACCGCACACTGTTCACATCCACGCAGTACCCAGCCGATTACGGCTTCATCGAGAACACCCTCGGCGAGGACGGCGACCCGCTCGACGCGCTCGTGCTGGTGCAGGAGCCGACCTTCCCCGGCTGCCTGATCCGCTGCCGCGCGATCGGCATGTTCCGGATGCGCGACGAGAAGGGCGGCGACGACAAGGTCCTGTGCGTCCCGGCCGAGGACCCGCGCCTGGAGCACCTGCGCGACATCCACCACGTCGCCGAGTTCGACCGGCTGGAGATCCAGCACTTCTTCGAGGTCTACAAGGACCTGGAGCCCGGCAAGAGCGTCGAGGGCGCCACCTGGGTCGGCCGGACCGAGGCCGAGGCCGAGATCGTCGCGTCGTTCAAGCGGGCGAAGGACACCTCGCACTGA
- the ftsH gene encoding ATP-dependent zinc metalloprotease FtsH: MERLPFYKRPWFWFVLVAAAIAVFFATYSSSGTYRDVDTSVALAELNKPDNVKKVLIQDKEQTIQLELANKAKFGSVETDKIQAEYPAQSADYIFDQVRNANLADGGSYNTEVTQDSWITSLIFSFAPLLLIVLFFFIMMSQMQGGGSRVLNFGKSKAKLVSKDMPKTTFADVAGAEEAVEELHEIKDFLQNPSKYQALGAKIPKGVLLFGPPGTGKTLLARAVAGEAGVPFYSISGSDFVEMFVGVGASRVRDLFEQAKSNAPAIVFVDEIDAVGRHRGAGLGGGHDEREQTLNQLLVEMDGFDAKGGVILIAATNRPDILDPALLRPGRFDRQIAVDTPDMEGRKAILRVHAKGKPFTPDVDLDAVARRTPGFTGADLANVINESALLTARNDKRAITNDFLEESIDRVVAGPQRRTRVMSDHEKKITAYHEGGHALVAHAMPHSAPVHKVTILSRGRSLGHTLVLPTEDKYTQTRAEMIDTLAYALGGRAAEELVFHEPTTGAGNDIEKASAIARAMVTQYGMSSKLGAVKYGTSGDEPFLGRSYGHEKDYSDSVAAEIDSEVRALIELAHDEAYAVLVEYRDVLDNIVLELIEKETLSTADMNRICARVTKRPPMAPFNGFGKRTPSDLPPVQTAAERAAAGSASAGSAPATGAPQSVADGATLIEGSN; encoded by the coding sequence ATGGAGCGACTCCCCTTTTATAAGCGCCCGTGGTTCTGGTTCGTGCTAGTCGCGGCCGCGATCGCGGTGTTCTTCGCGACCTACAGCAGCTCGGGGACCTACCGCGACGTCGATACCTCGGTCGCGCTCGCAGAGCTCAACAAGCCGGACAATGTCAAGAAGGTCCTGATTCAGGACAAGGAGCAGACGATCCAGCTCGAACTGGCCAACAAGGCCAAGTTCGGCAGCGTCGAGACCGACAAGATCCAGGCCGAGTATCCCGCGCAGAGCGCCGACTACATCTTCGACCAGGTGCGCAACGCGAACCTCGCCGACGGCGGTAGCTACAACACCGAGGTCACCCAGGACTCCTGGATCACCTCGCTGATCTTCTCCTTCGCGCCGCTGCTGCTCATCGTCCTGTTCTTCTTCATCATGATGTCGCAGATGCAGGGCGGCGGCTCCCGGGTGCTCAACTTCGGCAAGTCCAAGGCCAAACTGGTCAGCAAGGACATGCCGAAGACCACCTTCGCCGACGTGGCCGGGGCCGAGGAAGCGGTCGAGGAACTGCACGAGATCAAGGACTTCCTGCAGAACCCGTCGAAATACCAGGCGCTGGGCGCGAAGATCCCGAAGGGCGTACTGCTCTTCGGTCCGCCCGGAACCGGTAAGACGCTGCTCGCCCGGGCAGTCGCCGGGGAAGCGGGCGTCCCGTTCTACTCGATCTCCGGCTCGGACTTCGTCGAGATGTTCGTCGGTGTCGGTGCGTCCCGCGTACGCGATCTCTTCGAGCAGGCGAAGTCGAACGCTCCGGCGATCGTCTTCGTCGACGAGATCGACGCCGTCGGCCGGCACCGTGGCGCCGGCCTCGGCGGTGGCCACGACGAGCGCGAACAGACGCTGAACCAGCTGCTCGTCGAGATGGACGGCTTCGACGCGAAGGGCGGCGTCATCCTGATCGCCGCCACCAACCGGCCGGACATCCTCGACCCGGCGCTGCTGCGCCCGGGTCGGTTCGACCGGCAGATCGCCGTCGACACGCCGGACATGGAGGGCCGCAAGGCGATCCTCCGCGTGCACGCCAAGGGCAAGCCGTTCACGCCGGACGTCGACCTCGACGCGGTGGCTCGGCGTACGCCGGGCTTCACGGGCGCCGACCTCGCGAACGTGATCAACGAGTCGGCGCTGCTGACCGCCCGCAACGACAAGCGTGCGATCACCAACGACTTCCTCGAGGAGTCGATCGACCGCGTCGTCGCCGGTCCGCAGCGGCGTACTCGGGTCATGTCGGACCACGAGAAGAAGATCACGGCCTACCACGAGGGCGGGCACGCCCTGGTGGCGCACGCGATGCCGCACTCGGCCCCGGTCCACAAGGTCACCATCCTGTCGCGCGGGCGGTCGCTCGGGCACACGCTGGTCCTGCCGACCGAGGACAAGTACACGCAGACGCGGGCCGAGATGATCGACACCCTGGCGTACGCGCTGGGCGGCCGGGCCGCCGAGGAACTCGTCTTCCACGAGCCCACCACCGGCGCCGGCAACGACATCGAGAAGGCGTCGGCGATCGCCCGAGCCATGGTCACTCAGTACGGCATGAGTTCCAAGCTCGGCGCGGTCAAGTACGGGACCAGCGGTGACGAGCCCTTCCTGGGTCGTAGCTACGGCCACGAGAAGGACTACTCCGACTCGGTCGCGGCCGAGATCGACTCCGAAGTGCGGGCGCTGATCGAGCTGGCTCACGACGAGGCCTACGCGGTTCTCGTCGAGTACCGGGACGTGCTCGACAACATCGTGCTGGAGCTGATCGAGAAGGAGACCCTCTCGACGGCCGACATGAACCGGATCTGCGCGCGGGTCACCAAGCGTCCGCCGATGGCTCCGTTCAACGGGTTCGGGAAGCGTACGCCGTCCGACCTGCCGCCGGTGCAGACCGCGGCGGAGCGTGCGGCCGCCGGTTCGGCCTCGGCCGGCTCGGCGCCCGCGACCGGCGCTCCGCAGTCGGTGGCCGACGGCGCGACCCTGATCGAGGGGTCGAACTGA
- the dacB gene encoding D-alanyl-D-alanine carboxypeptidase/D-alanyl-D-alanine endopeptidase yields the protein MPGPSSPWAPPPPPPSSTPISTGQQPGAGRVYGSAAMPPGAPQSPPPGSPQWGQPPASPPPGFPRAGSQPPDFQQQGFPSPDFHQQGEQQPGYQSQREQPWGEQQPGYQSQREQQWGDPRSATPPPVRPGAASAEPPEPPRKGRRGLWISLATVLVLVLAAAGGAVAFAPDRVRELLGQTTPVNSWSPDAVASAAGVLSAATGTAPTAEQVKAALEELRTHTDLGPSVSVSVVDVATGESLYDAGSSHPAVPASTTKMATAASVLATRGPDYRMTTKAVAGPNEGEVVLVGAGDPTLTAGATGYYPGAGRLDQLAAQVKTALGGKSPTKLIYDTSIYTGSSIAEGWDDDAAVGPYGARTTALAIDGARTSPKRPKNIDDLHAGQARSAQPDKAAALAFAKLLGVPASSVTAGTAPSGAQQLGAVQSPRIESLVEIMLEESDNVVAEALARQVALAKGQPGSYAGAGTAIKQVLGELGVPTTGVVIKDGSGLSRLDRQPPAMQTALLAQAAGDKHPQLRSLFAGLPVGGWSGTLSDRNTTTAGTPESGAGVVRAKTGTLTGVAAIAGIVVTKDGRLLAFSFLADAVPSGTDTARERLDAMTNALAAL from the coding sequence ATGCCCGGCCCGTCCTCGCCTTGGGCGCCGCCCCCACCACCGCCGTCGTCCACCCCGATATCCACAGGTCAGCAGCCCGGTGCCGGGCGGGTCTACGGCAGCGCGGCGATGCCGCCCGGCGCGCCGCAGTCCCCGCCACCGGGATCCCCCCAGTGGGGCCAGCCGCCGGCCTCGCCGCCGCCGGGCTTCCCGCGAGCGGGCTCCCAGCCGCCGGACTTCCAGCAGCAGGGCTTCCCATCGCCGGACTTCCACCAGCAGGGCGAGCAGCAGCCGGGCTACCAGTCGCAGCGCGAACAGCCGTGGGGAGAGCAGCAGCCGGGCTACCAATCGCAGCGCGAGCAGCAGTGGGGCGACCCGCGATCGGCCACTCCACCGCCGGTTCGGCCGGGCGCCGCTTCGGCCGAGCCGCCTGAGCCGCCGCGCAAGGGCCGCCGCGGCCTGTGGATCTCGCTGGCGACGGTACTCGTCCTCGTGCTGGCCGCGGCCGGCGGCGCAGTCGCGTTCGCGCCGGATCGCGTACGCGAACTGCTGGGGCAGACGACCCCGGTCAACTCCTGGTCGCCGGACGCGGTGGCGAGCGCGGCCGGAGTCCTGTCCGCGGCGACCGGCACCGCGCCGACCGCCGAGCAGGTCAAGGCGGCTCTCGAAGAGCTGCGTACGCACACCGACCTGGGTCCGTCGGTCAGCGTCTCGGTGGTGGACGTGGCGACCGGGGAGAGCCTCTACGACGCCGGTTCCTCGCATCCGGCCGTCCCGGCGTCGACCACGAAGATGGCGACCGCCGCCTCCGTCCTCGCCACGCGAGGACCGGACTACCGCATGACCACGAAAGCGGTGGCCGGGCCGAACGAAGGTGAGGTCGTGCTGGTCGGCGCGGGCGACCCGACGCTGACCGCCGGCGCGACCGGGTACTACCCGGGCGCAGGGCGCCTCGACCAGCTCGCCGCGCAGGTGAAGACGGCGCTCGGCGGGAAGTCGCCGACGAAGCTGATCTACGACACGTCGATCTACACGGGATCGTCGATCGCCGAGGGCTGGGACGACGACGCCGCCGTCGGCCCGTACGGCGCCCGGACGACCGCGCTTGCGATCGACGGCGCGCGGACGAGCCCCAAGCGGCCCAAGAACATCGACGACCTGCACGCCGGGCAGGCCCGGTCGGCGCAGCCGGACAAGGCCGCCGCGCTCGCCTTCGCCAAGCTGCTCGGGGTTCCGGCGTCCTCGGTGACGGCCGGAACGGCCCCGTCCGGTGCCCAGCAGCTCGGCGCGGTGCAGTCGCCCCGGATCGAGAGCCTGGTCGAGATCATGCTCGAGGAGAGCGACAACGTGGTGGCCGAGGCGCTGGCCCGCCAGGTCGCGCTCGCCAAGGGACAGCCGGGCAGCTACGCCGGCGCTGGGACCGCCATCAAGCAGGTGCTCGGTGAGTTGGGCGTACCCACGACGGGCGTGGTGATCAAGGACGGCTCGGGACTGTCCCGGCTGGACCGGCAGCCGCCCGCCATGCAGACGGCGCTGCTCGCCCAGGCCGCCGGAGACAAGCATCCGCAACTGCGCTCGCTGTTCGCGGGACTGCCTGTCGGCGGCTGGTCCGGGACGTTGTCCGATCGGAACACGACCACCGCGGGCACTCCGGAGTCCGGGGCGGGCGTGGTTCGGGCGAAGACCGGAACGCTCACCGGCGTGGCCGCGATCGCCGGGATCGTCGTCACGAAGGACGGCCGGCTGCTCGCCTTCTCATTCCTCGCCGACGCCGTGCCCTCCGGGACGGACACCGCCCGGGAACGCCTCGACGCGATGACGAACGCCCTCGCCGCCCTCTGA
- the hpt gene encoding hypoxanthine phosphoribosyltransferase, with translation MADLPGWYDNDIDRVIVSEDDIRAKTDELAKQVAADYAQADSVLLVCVLKGAVMFMADFARALSRYGPPAELEFMAVSSYGQGMTSSGVVRILKDLDRDIAGKRVIVVEDIVDSGLTLSWLLKYLESRSAASVDVVALLRKPDAIKVPVPVKYVGFDIPSEFVVGYGLDYAERYRDMPYVGVLKPEVYQR, from the coding sequence ATGGCTGATCTGCCCGGGTGGTATGACAACGACATCGACCGCGTGATCGTCTCCGAGGACGACATCCGCGCCAAGACCGATGAGCTGGCCAAACAGGTCGCTGCGGACTACGCGCAGGCGGACAGCGTACTGCTGGTCTGTGTGCTCAAGGGCGCGGTCATGTTCATGGCCGACTTCGCCCGCGCGCTGAGCCGCTACGGCCCGCCAGCCGAACTCGAGTTCATGGCGGTCTCCTCGTACGGCCAGGGGATGACCTCCAGCGGGGTGGTCCGCATTCTCAAGGACCTCGACCGAGACATCGCCGGCAAGCGCGTGATCGTGGTCGAGGACATCGTCGACTCCGGGCTGACCCTGAGTTGGCTGCTCAAGTACCTCGAATCGCGGTCCGCCGCGAGCGTGGACGTCGTGGCTCTGCTCCGCAAGCCCGACGCGATCAAGGTGCCGGTCCCGGTGAAGTATGTCGGGTTCGACATTCCGAGCGAGTTCGTGGTCGGATACGGCCTGGACTATGCGGAGCGGTACCGTGACATGCCATATGTCGGAGTTCTAAAGCCAGAGGTATACCAGAGATAG